A DNA window from Plasmodium brasilianum strain Bolivian I chromosome 12, whole genome shotgun sequence contains the following coding sequences:
- a CDS encoding hypothetical protein (conserved Plasmodium protein) gives MAPFSKKINLFHPYLYILKKNYLNLTAVSKSNLKYCHYDNKKRHITTCIEKNNFKKSRKANLFDEELKNIFKEYPILKVTNNGCKNEELLIIVDEERSECKKIGDIIKLDAHSYGIVLQINRNSIVFGKINEKSFEMSEEKKLKNKDQKNGKKKTSEQMSANVEEKKNVFSPLEYLNYIFFKKNKSVNSYLNLELNSNININLFSQNSKEIYSKRAIKKQLYSSLFLNDIFNKINYGQKVCVIGGKNQGKQSVLNSIIYENLLVNLIKKDENFFIICANSCKSEIVNLFQNLYERFRNTHNWSCEKKKNWLYKKEEEEEEEKMEEMEKLYSKNYIYENVKIPNDIILINSTAKDSSKVSIYVSPILSLYNLNEYKKIYKNVIFVFYNVTTYSEIVLELQNEMNTLIKNYYHRNEKINETKWLCVSALPLSIYTILSKIFSFSVYPHYVVDVEENVRAGRGMDCKGASSRRVATGTTITSSTDTNTTAIRTTNSDSKYSGVRCIAHCEYSLDAFMYSDMLHMKEEESPDTISNSVTTLCFFDEGEAVSRIKNDALSLSENNIYLLKNDLNIIPEINISHIIKNEVIEKNKIWKIIKDEIRHIFDKRNELISLIENKKIMNIYIDHWEYEDMIYYNNIYYILVYKNFEIFNLNSFEQLVFLRNLLTYNFTNEVISKNSINTYYNQFFAYYFHHIKYFSFLQTEYFKHLKTFTQDKNASMFLHTLDTVLKNVKPAFIYTPQMKQ, from the coding sequence ATGGCACCTTTTTcaaagaaaattaatttatttcatccttacttgtatattttaaaaaaaaactatctTAATTTAACAGCAGTGAGTAAGAGCAATTTAAAGTACTGCCactatgataataaaaagaggCATATTACAACATGCATCGAAAagaacaattttaaaaaaagtaggaAGGCAAATCTGTTTgatgaagaattaaaaaatatattcaaagaaTATCCAATTTTGAAGGTAACTAACAATGGGTGTAAGAATGAAGAGCTACTAATAATAGTGGATGAGGAAAGAAGTGAGTGCAAAAAAATAGGAGATATTATTAAGTTAGACGCTCATTCGTATGGCATAgttttacaaataaatagaaaCAGCATTGTATTtggtaaaataaatgaaaagagtTTTGAAATGagtgaggaaaaaaaattgaaaaataaggatcaaaagaatggaaaaaaaaagacgagTGAACAAATGTCGGCTAatgtagaagaaaaaaaaaatgtattttccCCGTTGGagtatttaaattatattttttttaaaaaaaataaaagcgtAAACTCATATTTAAACTTAGAATTAAAttctaatataaatataaatttgtttagTCAAAACAGCAAAGAAATATACAGCAAAAGAGccataaaaaaacaattatatagTAGCCTTTTCCTTAACgatattttcaataaaataaattatggaCAAAAAGTGTGTGTAATAGGAGGTAAAAATCAAGGGAAACAAAGTGTGCTAAACTcaattatttatgaaaatttgtTAGTTaacttaattaaaaaagatgaaaatttttttatcatttgcGCAAATAGCTGTAAATCAGAAATTGTTAacctttttcaaaatttgtaTGAACGGTTCAGAAATACGCACAACTGGtcatgtgaaaaaaaaaaaaattggttatataaaaaagaggaggaggaggaggaggaaaaaatggaagagatggaaaaattatactcaaaaaattatatatacgaaaatgtaaaaatcccaaatgatataatattaataaattcaaCGGCAAAGGACTCTTCCAAAGTTTCAATTTACGTTTCCCCTATTTTGtccttatataatttaaacgaatataaaaaaatatataaaaatgttatattcgttttttataatgtaacCACATATAGTGAAATTGTTTTAGAATTGCAAAACGAAATGAacactttaataaaaaattattatcacagaaatgaaaaaataaacgaaacCAAATGGTTGTGCGTTTCTGCACTCCCTTTATCTATTTACACCATCCTTTCGAAAATTTTCTCGTTTTCCGTGTATCCCCATTACGTGGTGGATGTTGAGGAAAATGTGCGAGCGGGTCGAGGTATGGACTGCAAGGGAGCATCATCCAGAAGGGTTGCCACAGGCACGACTATTACGAGTTCTACGGATACTAATACCACTGCTATTAGAACGACCAATAGTGATAGCAAATATAGCGGCGTTCGATGCATCGCCCATTGTGAGTACTCGTTAGACGCCTTCATGTACTCGGACATGTTACATATGAAGGAGGAGGAAAGTCCGGATACCATATCAAACAGTGTAACGACTTTGTGTTTTTTTGATGAAGGTGAAGCGGTGAGTAGGATAAAAAATGATGCATTGTCATtaagtgaaaataatatatatttattaaaaaatgatttaaatattatcccagaaataaatattagtcatataataaaaaatgaggtaattgaaaaaaataaaatctggaaaattattaaagatGAAATAAGACACATTTTTGATAAAAGGAATGAATTAATCTcattaatagaaaataaaaaaataatgaatatatatatagatcaTTGGGAATATGAAGATatgatttattataataatatatactacatattagtttataaaaattttgaaatatttaatttaaattcatTTGAGCAGTTAGTCTTTTTACGAAATTTGCTAACATATAATTTCACAAATGAAGTAATATCGAAAAACAGTATTAACACTTATTATAATCAATTCTttgcatattattttcatcatattaaatacttttcttttttacaaaCTGAGTATTTTAAACATTTGAAGACCTTTACTCAGGACAAGAATGCGTCCATGTTTCTTCACACATTAGACACAGTTCTGAAGAATGTCAAACCGGCTTTCATTTACACCCCCCAGATGAAGCAGTAA